The following proteins come from a genomic window of Acanthopagrus latus isolate v.2019 chromosome 5, fAcaLat1.1, whole genome shotgun sequence:
- the LOC119019202 gene encoding AP2-associated protein kinase 1-like isoform X3, protein MKKFFDSRRELVSSGPGSGVGGGGAGSGGGGSFIGRVFTIGRYQVTVEEIVAEGGFAIVFLVRTHQGVRCALKRMYVNNEHDLQICKLEIQIMRDLVGNKNIVGFLDSSITAVGAGDVWEVLILMDFCRGGQVVNLMNQRLQTGFTEAEVLQIFCDTCEAVTRLHQCKTPIIHRDLKVENILLHDRGHYVLCDFGSATNRFQNPQTEGVPVVEEEIKKYTTLSYRAPEMVNLYGGKIITTKADIWAMGCLLYKLCYFTLPFGESQVAICDGSFTIPDNSRYSHDMHCLIRYMLEPDPDKRPDIYQISYFAFKLARRECPVPNVHNSPIPAKLPEPIRASEAVAKKSQTKARLTDPIPTMETSIAPRQRPKAGQAQPQQISGILPIQPALTPRKRPNVAAGAPQAIGVGINVPPAAAVQPAQQAPAGQTAPQPAHTANMQPQTTPQHQQLLMKQQQASAFLSPQSNQQHQLVQSLHQQQQQQTASQAFSLLQSKAMPVPPVITLQPQHLQQHVAHVHETAAYHLIPIPEFAVVDPDDDPETLTTGRVIHKVGSLTPPSSPKMAPKSGHRRILSDVTHSAVFGVPVSKSTQLLQAAAAEASLNKSKSASTTPSGSPCSSQQSVYHPGDGDAQTAFTAPTTQPSWNPFGDDNFSKLTAEELLNKDFAKLAETAAPGEMVMGSSENLIPGLNAFPAKAEVCVDSLIPGLEAPQAQRHSGQPELIPASMPDSLTGEDSLLGCDLLSHTAPHGNQSVSALPSSSCSSAPPGSGSGSCLEELPPGQTASDSAFLMSCGEKGNDDEFDPIPVLISKNSNQDVQGETNGYSVLGEERETEAPEEGSQATQECVHSSDEDDEKEAHKEEQQDGGAVESHTAAHDCSGSRPLLMDSEEEDEAQLATQPPATFHQPTPNTFAQNHSQHAHELAQGAEVPADVFSKAPFRVGQEEACDVFANAPFPRTLLSAQQQLDVFSQAPFGKRKEAAGAKTSHPQAAVTPDQGVLGQVAQQPFRPQALAKYSRHYEGPVPQQPVAAHRVVSNVSRQAAVASVPVGPLHSWTSEVSAVDPFVSAPFHLKAPQEKP, encoded by the exons AGGGACCTAGTTGGCAACAAAAACATAGTTGGTTTCCTGGACTCCAGTATAACAGCAGTTGGAGCTGGCGATGTGTGGGAAGTCCTAATCTTAATGGACTTCTGTCGAG GTGGGCAGGTGGTTAACTTAATGAACCAGCGGTTACAGACAGGCTTCACTGAAGCTGAGGTCTTACAGATCTTTTGTGATACGTGCGAGGCGGTCACTCGTCTCCACCAGTGCAAGACTCCAATCATTCATCGAGATCTCAAG GTGGAAAATATTCTTCTGCACGACCGGGGACACTACGTGCTGTGTGATTTTGGAAGTGCCACTAACCGCTTCCAAAACCCTCAGACAGAGGGGGTgccagtggtggaggaggaaatcAAAAA GTACACTACACTGTCATACCGGGCACCAGAGATGGTCAACCTCTACGGTGGAAAGATAATCACAACAAAGGCAGACATTTGG GCCATGGGTTGTCTGCTCTATAAGCTGTGCTACTTCACACTCCCTTTTGGGGAGAGTCAAGTGGCAATCTGTGACGGAAGTTTCACCATCCCAGACAACTCCCGCTACTCCCACGACATGCACTGTCTAATCA GATACATGCTGGAACCTGACCCAGATAAGAGACCAGACATCTACCAAATATCCTACTTTGCCTTTAAACTGGCTCGACGGGAGTGTCCAGTCCCAAATGTACAT AATTCACCTATTCCTGCAAAACTTCCTGAGCCTATCAGAGCTAGTGAAGCAGTGGCCAAAAAGAGTCAAACCAAAGCCAG GCTCACAGACCCCATTCCTACCATGGAAACCTCAATTGCACCTCGGCAACGGCCCAAGGCTGGCCAGGCTCAGCCCCAGCAGATATCAGGAATTCTTCCCATCCAGCCAGCTCTCACCCCACGCAAGAGACCCAATGTGGCTGCCGGAGCACCCCAGGCCATAG GTGTTGGTATCAATGTcccacctgcagctgctgtccaACCTGCTCAGCAGGCTCCTGCTGGCCAGACTGCACCACAGCCAGCTCACACCGCCAACATGCAACCACAGACTACACCACAGCATCAGCAGCTCCtcatgaagcagcagcaagCCTCAGCCTTCTTAAGCCCACAGAGTAACCAGCAG CATCAACTGGTGCAGAGTCTccaccagcagcaacaacagcaaacagcatctCAGGCGTTTTCCCTTCTGCAGTCCAAAGCTATGCCTGTTCCTCCGGTTATTACCCTGCAACCacaacacctgcagcagcatgtagctCATGTCCATGAAACGGCAGCTTATCATCTGATCCCCATCCCTGAGTTTGCGGTTGTTGATCCTGACGATGACCCAGAGACTTTG ACGACTGGCAGAGTGATTCATAAAGTCGGCTCATTGACGCCCCCCTCGTCGCCAAAGATGGCCCCCAAGAGCGGCCACAGACGCATCCTGAGCGATGTTActcacagtgctgtgtttgGGGTCCCGGTCAGCAAATCCACCCAGCTACTCCAGGCAGCCGCAGCTGAGGCCAGCCTCAACAAGTCCAA ATCAGCCAGCACTACTCCGTCTGGTTCCCCCTGCTCATCCCAGCAGAGTGTGTATCATCCAGGTGATGGTGACGCCCAAACAGCCTTTACTGCACCTACCACTCAACCCAGCTGGAACCCCTTTGGGGATGATAACTTCTCCAAGCTAACGGCAGAGGAGCTGCTTAACAAAGACTTTGCAAAGCTAGCTGAGA CTGCTGCACCAGGAGAGATGGTCATGGGATCCAGTGAAAATCTCATTCCAGGGCTCAATGCTTTTCCAG CCAaggcagaggtgtgtgtggatTCACTGATTCCTGGTCTGGAAGCCCCCCAGGCCCAACGACATTCAGGCCAGCCAGAGCTCATCCCTGCCAGCATGCCAG ACTCTCTCACCGGGGAGGACTCTTTGCTCGGCTGTGATCTGTTGTCACATACTGCACCTCATGGAAACCAGTCTGTTTCtgctctcccttcctcctcctgctcctctgctcctcctggcTCCGGCTCGGGATCCTGTCTGGAGGAGCTGCCGCCTGGTCAGACAGCTTCCG ACTCTGCTTTCCTCATGTCGTGTGGGGAGAAGGGCAATGATGACGAGTTTGACCCTATTCCTGTGCTCATCTCCAAAAACTCTAATCAAG ATGTGCAAGGAGAGACTAACGGCTACTCCGTGCTTGGTGAGGAACGAGAGACCGAAGCTCCGGAAGAGGGATCTCAAGCAACCCAGGAATGTGTGCACTCCAGCGATGAAGATGACGAGAAGGAAGCTCAtaaggaggagcagcaggatggAGGAGCCGTTGAGAGTCACACAGCGGCTCATGACTGCAGCGGCTCCAGACCTCTGCTGATGGActctgaggaggaagacgaaGCTCAGTTGGCCACACAACCACCGGCTACCTTCCATCAACCTACCCCAAACACCTTTGCCCAGAATCATTCCCAGCATGCACACGAGTTGGCACAGGGGGCAGAGGTCCCTGCAGATGTTTTCTCAAAAGCTCCCTTTCGGGTCGGGCAAGAAGAGGCGTGCGACGTGTTCGCAAACGCTCCGTTCCCACGCACCCTGCTTTcggctcagcagcagctcgaTGTGTTCTCTCAGGCACCCTTCGGAAAACGAAAGGAGGCTGCAGGGGCCAAGACCTCGCATCCTCAAGCAGCTGTAACCCCCGATCAAGGTGTGTTGGGACAAGTCGCCCAACAGCCGTTCCGCCCGCAAGCTCTGGCCAAATATTCCCGACACTACGAGGGACCCGTGCCCCAGCAGCCAGTAGCAGCTCACAGGGTCGTGTCTAACGTGAGCAGGCAAGCCGCTGTGGCGTCCGTCCCTGTTGGACCTCTTCACTCATGGACCTCAGAAGTGAGCGCTGTGGACCCTTTCGTCTCTGCACCCTTTCACCTCAAGGCCCCGCAAGAAAAGCCCTGA
- the LOC119019202 gene encoding AP2-associated protein kinase 1-like isoform X5, protein MKKFFDSRRELVSSGPGSGVGGGGAGSGGGGSFIGRVFTIGRYQVTVEEIVAEGGFAIVFLVRTHQGVRCALKRMYVNNEHDLQICKLEIQIMRDLVGNKNIVGFLDSSITAVGAGDVWEVLILMDFCRGGQVVNLMNQRLQTGFTEAEVLQIFCDTCEAVTRLHQCKTPIIHRDLKVENILLHDRGHYVLCDFGSATNRFQNPQTEGVPVVEEEIKKYTTLSYRAPEMVNLYGGKIITTKADIWAMGCLLYKLCYFTLPFGESQVAICDGSFTIPDNSRYSHDMHCLIRYMLEPDPDKRPDIYQISYFAFKLARRECPVPNVHNSPIPAKLPEPIRASEAVAKKSQTKARLTDPIPTMETSIAPRQRPKAGQAQPQQISGILPIQPALTPRKRPNVAAGAPQAIGVGINVPPAAAVQPAQQAPAGQTAPQPAHTANMQPQTTPQHQQLLMKQQQASAFLSPQSNQQTTGRVIHKVGSLTPPSSPKMAPKSGHRRILSDVTHSAVFGVPVSKSTQLLQAAAAEASLNKSKSASTTPSGSPCSSQQSVYHPGDGDAQTAFTAPTTQPSWNPFGDDNFSKLTAEELLNKDFAKLAETAAPGEMVMGSSENLIPGLNAFPEKLIEGLKSPETSLLHPDLLTLADPFNSSAESSTNAKAEVCVDSLIPGLEAPQAQRHSGQPELIPASMPDSLTGEDSLLGCDLLSHTAPHGNQSVSALPSSSCSSAPPGSGSGSCLEELPPGQTASDSAFLMSCGEKGNDDEFDPIPVLISKNSNQDVQGETNGYSVLGEERETEAPEEGSQATQECVHSSDEDDEKEAHKEEQQDGGAVESHTAAHDCSGSRPLLMDSEEEDEAQLATQPPATFHQPTPNTFAQNHSQHAHELAQGAEVPADVFSKAPFRVGQEEACDVFANAPFPRTLLSAQQQLDVFSQAPFGKRKEAAGAKTSHPQAAVTPDQGVLGQVAQQPFRPQALAKYSRHYEGPVPQQPVAAHRVVSNVSRQAAVASVPVGPLHSWTSEVSAVDPFVSAPFHLKAPQEKP, encoded by the exons AGGGACCTAGTTGGCAACAAAAACATAGTTGGTTTCCTGGACTCCAGTATAACAGCAGTTGGAGCTGGCGATGTGTGGGAAGTCCTAATCTTAATGGACTTCTGTCGAG GTGGGCAGGTGGTTAACTTAATGAACCAGCGGTTACAGACAGGCTTCACTGAAGCTGAGGTCTTACAGATCTTTTGTGATACGTGCGAGGCGGTCACTCGTCTCCACCAGTGCAAGACTCCAATCATTCATCGAGATCTCAAG GTGGAAAATATTCTTCTGCACGACCGGGGACACTACGTGCTGTGTGATTTTGGAAGTGCCACTAACCGCTTCCAAAACCCTCAGACAGAGGGGGTgccagtggtggaggaggaaatcAAAAA GTACACTACACTGTCATACCGGGCACCAGAGATGGTCAACCTCTACGGTGGAAAGATAATCACAACAAAGGCAGACATTTGG GCCATGGGTTGTCTGCTCTATAAGCTGTGCTACTTCACACTCCCTTTTGGGGAGAGTCAAGTGGCAATCTGTGACGGAAGTTTCACCATCCCAGACAACTCCCGCTACTCCCACGACATGCACTGTCTAATCA GATACATGCTGGAACCTGACCCAGATAAGAGACCAGACATCTACCAAATATCCTACTTTGCCTTTAAACTGGCTCGACGGGAGTGTCCAGTCCCAAATGTACAT AATTCACCTATTCCTGCAAAACTTCCTGAGCCTATCAGAGCTAGTGAAGCAGTGGCCAAAAAGAGTCAAACCAAAGCCAG GCTCACAGACCCCATTCCTACCATGGAAACCTCAATTGCACCTCGGCAACGGCCCAAGGCTGGCCAGGCTCAGCCCCAGCAGATATCAGGAATTCTTCCCATCCAGCCAGCTCTCACCCCACGCAAGAGACCCAATGTGGCTGCCGGAGCACCCCAGGCCATAG GTGTTGGTATCAATGTcccacctgcagctgctgtccaACCTGCTCAGCAGGCTCCTGCTGGCCAGACTGCACCACAGCCAGCTCACACCGCCAACATGCAACCACAGACTACACCACAGCATCAGCAGCTCCtcatgaagcagcagcaagCCTCAGCCTTCTTAAGCCCACAGAGTAACCAGCAG ACGACTGGCAGAGTGATTCATAAAGTCGGCTCATTGACGCCCCCCTCGTCGCCAAAGATGGCCCCCAAGAGCGGCCACAGACGCATCCTGAGCGATGTTActcacagtgctgtgtttgGGGTCCCGGTCAGCAAATCCACCCAGCTACTCCAGGCAGCCGCAGCTGAGGCCAGCCTCAACAAGTCCAA ATCAGCCAGCACTACTCCGTCTGGTTCCCCCTGCTCATCCCAGCAGAGTGTGTATCATCCAGGTGATGGTGACGCCCAAACAGCCTTTACTGCACCTACCACTCAACCCAGCTGGAACCCCTTTGGGGATGATAACTTCTCCAAGCTAACGGCAGAGGAGCTGCTTAACAAAGACTTTGCAAAGCTAGCTGAGA CTGCTGCACCAGGAGAGATGGTCATGGGATCCAGTGAAAATCTCATTCCAGGGCTCAATGCTTTTCCAG AGAAGCTGATTGAGGGACTGAAGTCCCCTGAAACTTCTCTGCTGCACCCTGACCTTTTAACCCTGGCTGACCCCTTCAATAGTTCTGCAGAGAGCTCCACCAATG CCAaggcagaggtgtgtgtggatTCACTGATTCCTGGTCTGGAAGCCCCCCAGGCCCAACGACATTCAGGCCAGCCAGAGCTCATCCCTGCCAGCATGCCAG ACTCTCTCACCGGGGAGGACTCTTTGCTCGGCTGTGATCTGTTGTCACATACTGCACCTCATGGAAACCAGTCTGTTTCtgctctcccttcctcctcctgctcctctgctcctcctggcTCCGGCTCGGGATCCTGTCTGGAGGAGCTGCCGCCTGGTCAGACAGCTTCCG ACTCTGCTTTCCTCATGTCGTGTGGGGAGAAGGGCAATGATGACGAGTTTGACCCTATTCCTGTGCTCATCTCCAAAAACTCTAATCAAG ATGTGCAAGGAGAGACTAACGGCTACTCCGTGCTTGGTGAGGAACGAGAGACCGAAGCTCCGGAAGAGGGATCTCAAGCAACCCAGGAATGTGTGCACTCCAGCGATGAAGATGACGAGAAGGAAGCTCAtaaggaggagcagcaggatggAGGAGCCGTTGAGAGTCACACAGCGGCTCATGACTGCAGCGGCTCCAGACCTCTGCTGATGGActctgaggaggaagacgaaGCTCAGTTGGCCACACAACCACCGGCTACCTTCCATCAACCTACCCCAAACACCTTTGCCCAGAATCATTCCCAGCATGCACACGAGTTGGCACAGGGGGCAGAGGTCCCTGCAGATGTTTTCTCAAAAGCTCCCTTTCGGGTCGGGCAAGAAGAGGCGTGCGACGTGTTCGCAAACGCTCCGTTCCCACGCACCCTGCTTTcggctcagcagcagctcgaTGTGTTCTCTCAGGCACCCTTCGGAAAACGAAAGGAGGCTGCAGGGGCCAAGACCTCGCATCCTCAAGCAGCTGTAACCCCCGATCAAGGTGTGTTGGGACAAGTCGCCCAACAGCCGTTCCGCCCGCAAGCTCTGGCCAAATATTCCCGACACTACGAGGGACCCGTGCCCCAGCAGCCAGTAGCAGCTCACAGGGTCGTGTCTAACGTGAGCAGGCAAGCCGCTGTGGCGTCCGTCCCTGTTGGACCTCTTCACTCATGGACCTCAGAAGTGAGCGCTGTGGACCCTTTCGTCTCTGCACCCTTTCACCTCAAGGCCCCGCAAGAAAAGCCCTGA
- the LOC119019202 gene encoding AP2-associated protein kinase 1-like isoform X6 — protein sequence MKKFFDSRRELVSSGPGSGVGGGGAGSGGGGSFIGRVFTIGRYQVTVEEIVAEGGFAIVFLVRTHQGVRCALKRMYVNNEHDLQICKLEIQIMRDLVGNKNIVGFLDSSITAVGAGDVWEVLILMDFCRGGQVVNLMNQRLQTGFTEAEVLQIFCDTCEAVTRLHQCKTPIIHRDLKVENILLHDRGHYVLCDFGSATNRFQNPQTEGVPVVEEEIKKYTTLSYRAPEMVNLYGGKIITTKADIWAMGCLLYKLCYFTLPFGESQVAICDGSFTIPDNSRYSHDMHCLIRYMLEPDPDKRPDIYQISYFAFKLARRECPVPNVHNSPIPAKLPEPIRASEAVAKKSQTKARLTDPIPTMETSIAPRQRPKAGQAQPQQISGILPIQPALTPRKRPNVAAGAPQAIGVGINVPPAAAVQPAQQAPAGQTAPQPAHTANMQPQTTPQHQQLLMKQQQASAFLSPQSNQQHQLVQSLHQQQQQQTASQAFSLLQSKAMPVPPVITLQPQHLQQHVAHVHETAAYHLIPIPEFAVVDPDDDPETLTTGRVIHKVGSLTPPSSPKMAPKSGHRRILSDVTHSAVFGVPVSKSTQLLQAAAAEASLNKSKSASTTPSGSPCSSQQSVYHPGDGDAQTAFTAPTTQPSWNPFGDDNFSKLTAEELLNKDFAKLAETAAPGEMVMGSSENLIPGLNAFPDVQGETNGYSVLGEERETEAPEEGSQATQECVHSSDEDDEKEAHKEEQQDGGAVESHTAAHDCSGSRPLLMDSEEEDEAQLATQPPATFHQPTPNTFAQNHSQHAHELAQGAEVPADVFSKAPFRVGQEEACDVFANAPFPRTLLSAQQQLDVFSQAPFGKRKEAAGAKTSHPQAAVTPDQGVLGQVAQQPFRPQALAKYSRHYEGPVPQQPVAAHRVVSNVSRQAAVASVPVGPLHSWTSEVSAVDPFVSAPFHLKAPQEKP from the exons AGGGACCTAGTTGGCAACAAAAACATAGTTGGTTTCCTGGACTCCAGTATAACAGCAGTTGGAGCTGGCGATGTGTGGGAAGTCCTAATCTTAATGGACTTCTGTCGAG GTGGGCAGGTGGTTAACTTAATGAACCAGCGGTTACAGACAGGCTTCACTGAAGCTGAGGTCTTACAGATCTTTTGTGATACGTGCGAGGCGGTCACTCGTCTCCACCAGTGCAAGACTCCAATCATTCATCGAGATCTCAAG GTGGAAAATATTCTTCTGCACGACCGGGGACACTACGTGCTGTGTGATTTTGGAAGTGCCACTAACCGCTTCCAAAACCCTCAGACAGAGGGGGTgccagtggtggaggaggaaatcAAAAA GTACACTACACTGTCATACCGGGCACCAGAGATGGTCAACCTCTACGGTGGAAAGATAATCACAACAAAGGCAGACATTTGG GCCATGGGTTGTCTGCTCTATAAGCTGTGCTACTTCACACTCCCTTTTGGGGAGAGTCAAGTGGCAATCTGTGACGGAAGTTTCACCATCCCAGACAACTCCCGCTACTCCCACGACATGCACTGTCTAATCA GATACATGCTGGAACCTGACCCAGATAAGAGACCAGACATCTACCAAATATCCTACTTTGCCTTTAAACTGGCTCGACGGGAGTGTCCAGTCCCAAATGTACAT AATTCACCTATTCCTGCAAAACTTCCTGAGCCTATCAGAGCTAGTGAAGCAGTGGCCAAAAAGAGTCAAACCAAAGCCAG GCTCACAGACCCCATTCCTACCATGGAAACCTCAATTGCACCTCGGCAACGGCCCAAGGCTGGCCAGGCTCAGCCCCAGCAGATATCAGGAATTCTTCCCATCCAGCCAGCTCTCACCCCACGCAAGAGACCCAATGTGGCTGCCGGAGCACCCCAGGCCATAG GTGTTGGTATCAATGTcccacctgcagctgctgtccaACCTGCTCAGCAGGCTCCTGCTGGCCAGACTGCACCACAGCCAGCTCACACCGCCAACATGCAACCACAGACTACACCACAGCATCAGCAGCTCCtcatgaagcagcagcaagCCTCAGCCTTCTTAAGCCCACAGAGTAACCAGCAG CATCAACTGGTGCAGAGTCTccaccagcagcaacaacagcaaacagcatctCAGGCGTTTTCCCTTCTGCAGTCCAAAGCTATGCCTGTTCCTCCGGTTATTACCCTGCAACCacaacacctgcagcagcatgtagctCATGTCCATGAAACGGCAGCTTATCATCTGATCCCCATCCCTGAGTTTGCGGTTGTTGATCCTGACGATGACCCAGAGACTTTG ACGACTGGCAGAGTGATTCATAAAGTCGGCTCATTGACGCCCCCCTCGTCGCCAAAGATGGCCCCCAAGAGCGGCCACAGACGCATCCTGAGCGATGTTActcacagtgctgtgtttgGGGTCCCGGTCAGCAAATCCACCCAGCTACTCCAGGCAGCCGCAGCTGAGGCCAGCCTCAACAAGTCCAA ATCAGCCAGCACTACTCCGTCTGGTTCCCCCTGCTCATCCCAGCAGAGTGTGTATCATCCAGGTGATGGTGACGCCCAAACAGCCTTTACTGCACCTACCACTCAACCCAGCTGGAACCCCTTTGGGGATGATAACTTCTCCAAGCTAACGGCAGAGGAGCTGCTTAACAAAGACTTTGCAAAGCTAGCTGAGA CTGCTGCACCAGGAGAGATGGTCATGGGATCCAGTGAAAATCTCATTCCAGGGCTCAATGCTTTTCCAG ATGTGCAAGGAGAGACTAACGGCTACTCCGTGCTTGGTGAGGAACGAGAGACCGAAGCTCCGGAAGAGGGATCTCAAGCAACCCAGGAATGTGTGCACTCCAGCGATGAAGATGACGAGAAGGAAGCTCAtaaggaggagcagcaggatggAGGAGCCGTTGAGAGTCACACAGCGGCTCATGACTGCAGCGGCTCCAGACCTCTGCTGATGGActctgaggaggaagacgaaGCTCAGTTGGCCACACAACCACCGGCTACCTTCCATCAACCTACCCCAAACACCTTTGCCCAGAATCATTCCCAGCATGCACACGAGTTGGCACAGGGGGCAGAGGTCCCTGCAGATGTTTTCTCAAAAGCTCCCTTTCGGGTCGGGCAAGAAGAGGCGTGCGACGTGTTCGCAAACGCTCCGTTCCCACGCACCCTGCTTTcggctcagcagcagctcgaTGTGTTCTCTCAGGCACCCTTCGGAAAACGAAAGGAGGCTGCAGGGGCCAAGACCTCGCATCCTCAAGCAGCTGTAACCCCCGATCAAGGTGTGTTGGGACAAGTCGCCCAACAGCCGTTCCGCCCGCAAGCTCTGGCCAAATATTCCCGACACTACGAGGGACCCGTGCCCCAGCAGCCAGTAGCAGCTCACAGGGTCGTGTCTAACGTGAGCAGGCAAGCCGCTGTGGCGTCCGTCCCTGTTGGACCTCTTCACTCATGGACCTCAGAAGTGAGCGCTGTGGACCCTTTCGTCTCTGCACCCTTTCACCTCAAGGCCCCGCAAGAAAAGCCCTGA